In one Chlamydiales bacterium genomic region, the following are encoded:
- a CDS encoding thiamine pyrophosphate-dependent dehydrogenase E1 component subunit alpha, which yields MMEDVKEDIALQLFYKTLRIRMVEEAIAEKYSEQQMRCPVHLSIGQEAIAVGVCAHLTARDYLISNHRAHAHYLAKGGNLKRMIAEIYGKETGCSSGRGGSMHLVDLDVGMLGSTPIVGGSIPVAVGAAFGSVLKGENRVTVLFIGEGATEEGVFSEALNFAALKKLPVLFVCENNFYSVYSPLSVRQPEERDRVAIAKAHGFFTKEGDGNRVEEVHQLSGLAIQHIREGKGPAYVEFTTYRFREHCGPNFDNNIGYREESEYLDWKKSCPVDAFLAYLLEKKLVSDLSIEEARKEIALEIEEAFDFAKSSPFPVYDPNVDTTYVRAL from the coding sequence ATGATGGAAGATGTAAAAGAAGATATAGCCTTGCAATTATTTTATAAGACTTTGCGTATACGGATGGTAGAAGAGGCTATTGCAGAAAAATATTCAGAGCAACAGATGCGCTGCCCTGTCCACTTAAGCATTGGACAAGAGGCTATTGCTGTTGGAGTGTGTGCGCATTTAACGGCTCGAGATTATTTAATCAGTAATCACAGAGCTCATGCTCACTATCTTGCAAAAGGTGGCAATTTAAAGCGTATGATAGCAGAAATTTATGGAAAAGAGACAGGCTGCTCTTCTGGAAGGGGAGGCTCTATGCATCTTGTGGATTTAGATGTGGGTATGCTTGGATCAACTCCCATTGTTGGTGGTAGCATTCCTGTTGCAGTAGGTGCTGCCTTTGGATCCGTTTTAAAGGGTGAAAATCGTGTTACCGTACTTTTTATAGGTGAGGGTGCAACAGAAGAGGGTGTTTTTTCTGAAGCGCTCAATTTTGCAGCCTTGAAGAAGCTACCTGTGCTTTTTGTTTGTGAAAACAATTTTTATTCTGTTTATTCGCCCTTATCTGTACGGCAACCAGAAGAGAGAGATCGCGTGGCTATTGCAAAAGCTCATGGCTTTTTTACAAAAGAAGGAGATGGCAATCGCGTTGAAGAGGTTCATCAACTCTCTGGTTTGGCAATTCAACACATAAGAGAGGGCAAGGGGCCTGCGTATGTTGAATTTACAACATACAGATTTAGAGAGCATTGTGGGCCTAATTTTGATAATAATATAGGGTACCGAGAAGAGTCGGAATATTTAGATTGGAAAAAATCATGCCCTGTGGATGCATTTTTAGCCTATTTGCTGGAAAAAAAGCTTGTGTCAGATCTTTCTATTGAAGAGGCAAGAAAAGAAATCGCATTAGAAATTGAAGAAGCTTTTGATTTTGCCAAAAGTAGTCCTTTTCCTGTTTATGATCCCAATGTTGATACCACTTATGTAAGGGCACTATGA
- a CDS encoding alpha-ketoacid dehydrogenase subunit beta has translation MSRHIKFHEAILEATDQVMELDPRVYIMGLGVPDPKGTFGTTLGLQKKYGENRVMDMPTSENAMTGIAIGSAIVGMRPIMTHQRVDFFLLALDQLINNAAKWHYMFGGKMQVPLVIRLIIGRGWGQGPQHSQTLHNIFAHIPGLKVVMPSTPFDAKGLLVASVEDNNPVVFIEHRWLHGIFGEVPEKLYEVPLGKAKVIKEGTDVTLVACSQMTLEAWKAANALEKEGISAEVVDLRTIKPLDKETVLDSVRKTGRLVVCDPDWKTCGLAAEVIAFVTEEAFGDLKSPPVRITYPDSLSPTSWMLANHYYPTSKDIEIKVLEIMHKSPQAKLLLQELLQDLSQKPHDVPDNAFTGPF, from the coding sequence ATGAGTCGTCACATCAAATTTCACGAAGCAATCTTAGAAGCAACAGATCAAGTGATGGAATTGGATCCTAGAGTATACATTATGGGTCTTGGTGTTCCAGATCCTAAAGGTACCTTCGGAACAACGCTTGGATTGCAAAAAAAGTATGGTGAAAACCGAGTAATGGATATGCCAACTTCTGAGAATGCCATGACGGGTATTGCTATTGGCTCTGCAATTGTTGGTATGCGACCTATCATGACACATCAAAGGGTGGATTTTTTTTTACTCGCTCTTGATCAACTGATTAATAACGCTGCTAAGTGGCACTATATGTTTGGCGGTAAAATGCAAGTGCCTCTTGTGATTCGTCTGATTATTGGTAGGGGCTGGGGGCAAGGGCCACAACATTCACAAACCTTGCACAATATTTTTGCACATATACCAGGTTTAAAAGTTGTAATGCCATCTACGCCCTTTGATGCAAAAGGATTGCTTGTGGCATCTGTTGAGGATAATAATCCTGTTGTATTTATTGAGCATCGTTGGTTGCATGGGATCTTTGGAGAGGTGCCTGAAAAGTTATATGAGGTGCCTTTAGGCAAAGCCAAAGTGATCAAAGAAGGCACTGATGTTACATTAGTTGCATGTTCTCAGATGACACTTGAGGCCTGGAAAGCTGCAAATGCTTTAGAAAAAGAGGGTATTTCTGCAGAAGTTGTGGACCTTCGCACAATTAAGCCGCTAGATAAAGAAACCGTTCTTGACTCCGTTAGAAAGACAGGAAGGCTTGTTGTATGTGACCCTGATTGGAAGACTTGCGGGCTTGCAGCCGAAGTGATTGCGTTTGTTACGGAAGAGGCTTTTGGGGACTTAAAATCTCCTCCTGTTCGCATCACTTATCCAGATTCCTTGAGTCCGACGAGTTGGATGCTTGCAAATCACTATTACCCAACCTCTAAAGATATTGAGATCAAAGTGCTGGAAATAATGCATAAGAGTCCACAAGCAAAATTATTATTACAAGAGTTGTTACAAGATTTAAGTCAAAAGCCACATGATGTGCCAGACAATGCATTTACAGGGCCATTTTAG
- a CDS encoding DUF2442 domain-containing protein: MRVKKVEYVDGYRLKLQFSDKKVKIIDFADKLQNTKGIFKELKDFEFFKQVSLDDCLLSICWPNGADICPDVLYSMGEDVKEVKKFISKQKMVEHNRRRIKKGLL, encoded by the coding sequence ATGAGAGTAAAAAAAGTCGAGTATGTTGATGGATATAGATTGAAACTACAGTTTAGCGATAAAAAAGTAAAAATTATTGATTTTGCAGATAAATTACAGAACACTAAAGGTATTTTTAAAGAATTAAAGGACTTTGAATTTTTTAAACAGGTATCTTTAGATGACTGTCTATTGAGTATTTGCTGGCCAAATGGTGCAGATATATGTCCAGATGTTTTGTACAGTATGGGTGAGGATGTTAAAGAGGTAAAGAAATTTATATCGAAACAAAAAATGGTAGAGCATAATCGTAGAAGGATCAAGAAGGGATTGCTATAG
- a CDS encoding GDP-mannose 4,6-dehydratase, giving the protein MEKVLVIGSNSFSGSDFIDLLLEEGNYQVLGVSRSPEKPALFLPYKQRDCSNFRFRQIDLNTDFAELKDLLESFKPDYVVNFAAQSEVAPSWQNPDHWFQTNAVALTRLANMLKDQPYLKRYVHISSPEVYGTCVGNIKEDAPLNPSTPYAASKAAGDLSLFTFAKNFHFPLVMVRATNVYGAGQQLFKIIPRSIIYLKTGKKIELHGGGVAVKSYIHIRDVSKGELMAMKQGKIGEIYHFSPDQGVAVKDVVDMICHKMQIPFDKATIAVEERLGQDKAYTIDSQKARQEFGWSPKITLEQGIQDTVSWVSKNLETIEKEPLQYIHKA; this is encoded by the coding sequence ATGGAAAAAGTATTAGTCATTGGAAGTAACTCCTTTTCTGGGAGTGATTTTATCGACCTTCTTCTTGAAGAGGGAAATTATCAAGTGCTTGGAGTTAGCAGATCACCAGAAAAGCCTGCTCTCTTTCTTCCTTATAAGCAAAGAGATTGTTCTAACTTTCGCTTTCGGCAAATCGATCTGAATACAGACTTTGCAGAATTGAAAGATTTGCTTGAGAGCTTTAAGCCCGATTATGTTGTGAATTTTGCAGCCCAAAGTGAAGTGGCTCCCAGTTGGCAAAACCCAGACCATTGGTTTCAAACGAATGCGGTTGCACTCACTCGCCTTGCAAACATGCTCAAAGACCAGCCCTACTTAAAACGTTACGTGCACATTTCATCTCCTGAAGTATATGGAACTTGTGTGGGGAACATTAAAGAGGATGCTCCTTTAAATCCAAGCACCCCTTATGCAGCATCGAAAGCTGCAGGGGATTTATCACTCTTTACGTTCGCCAAGAATTTTCATTTTCCTCTTGTAATGGTGCGAGCAACAAACGTTTATGGGGCAGGACAACAGCTTTTTAAAATTATTCCTCGTTCTATCATTTACTTAAAAACGGGTAAGAAGATAGAGCTGCACGGAGGCGGTGTTGCTGTTAAGTCTTATATTCATATCCGTGATGTCTCTAAGGGAGAGCTTATGGCTATGAAGCAGGGAAAAATTGGAGAGATCTACCATTTTTCTCCAGATCAAGGTGTTGCTGTAAAAGATGTAGTCGATATGATTTGCCATAAAATGCAGATACCTTTTGATAAGGCAACCATTGCGGTTGAGGAGCGTCTTGGACAAGATAAGGCGTATACAATTGATTCGCAAAAGGCAAGGCAAGAGTTTGGATGGTCACCTAAGATCACGCTCGAGCAAGGCATTCAAGATACGGTGTCCTGGGTGTCTAAAAATTTAGAAACTATTGAAAAAGAACCACTACAATACATTCATAAGGCTTAA
- a CDS encoding methyltransferase domain-containing protein, producing MGNEVDLLANYPKAKRNVEERGNTKTEEDRSIARQFGKEFFDGDRKTGYGGFNYQPRFWQPVVPTFLEYYHLKPKDRVLDVGCAKGFMLYDMMQMVPGLEIQGVDVSSYAIENAIEEVKSFVQVADARKLPFPDNSFDLVISINTVHNLEKDDLAMALQEIERVSRGKSFITVDAYRDEREKELMYAWNLTAKTIMHVDEWKAFFKQVGYTGDFYWFIP from the coding sequence ATGGGAAATGAAGTAGATCTACTTGCAAACTATCCAAAAGCAAAGAGAAATGTTGAAGAGCGTGGCAATACAAAAACAGAAGAGGATAGATCCATTGCTCGCCAGTTTGGAAAGGAGTTTTTTGATGGAGATAGAAAGACAGGTTATGGTGGTTTTAACTATCAGCCGCGTTTTTGGCAGCCGGTGGTTCCAACTTTTTTAGAGTATTATCATTTAAAGCCAAAAGATAGGGTTTTGGATGTTGGTTGCGCAAAAGGCTTTATGCTTTATGATATGATGCAAATGGTTCCAGGTCTTGAAATTCAAGGTGTTGATGTCTCTTCTTACGCTATTGAAAATGCTATTGAAGAGGTAAAGTCTTTTGTACAGGTTGCAGACGCTAGAAAATTGCCCTTTCCAGATAACTCTTTTGATCTTGTGATTTCCATTAACACGGTGCACAATCTTGAAAAAGATGATCTTGCAATGGCTTTACAAGAGATTGAAAGAGTGAGTCGTGGCAAGAGTTTTATAACCGTGGATGCTTATCGTGATGAGCGTGAAAAAGAGCTAATGTATGCTTGGAATTTGACAGCGAAGACCATTATGCATGTAGATGAATGGAAGGCTTTTTTCAAACAGGTAGGTTACACAGGTGACTTTTATTGGTTTATACCTTAG
- a CDS encoding thiamine pyrophosphate-binding protein, giving the protein MKLADYVVDFFVKQGISHNFLVSGGAVIHLVDSTAKHDQIMPVCVQHEEHGAAAADMYARVTGNLGLTMTTSGPGATNIVTSVCNAYTDSIPMVCITGQVSTFRIKKSEKLRQRGFQETDVVSIFSSITKYAKLIRDPLTIRYELEKAVYIAKEGRPGPVLLDIPDDLQRVDIDPDNLVSYMPSSELPVVSNDIVRQLFQMIADSKRPVFVIGAGVHCAKVEEAVTVFLRHFKVPVLLTWGAFDLLAFDDELNMGGVGVCGPRAGNFAVQNADLVVAMGTRLSPMITGGKQNLFAPGAKKIMIDVDEEELKKFDKDTFVLDLQIHSDLGKFFKVCESFYIENIEDRFSSWRKLIHEWMREYPVCNLDDYHRKDRVNPYVFIKEMSGLAKEGDIIIADTGANVSWTLQAFETKKRQRIFSAWNHTPMGYSLPASVGAAFATKEDVICIIGDGGLMMCLQELATARRHNLPIKIFIFDNKGHGIQKQTIDTWLNSHYVAVDEASGLYFPDYHKLAESFHIPYFCIRNHSDLLSNFNAIWNTPGLFICNVEMIENQKIVPMLKFGAGLEDLDPKLPKEELAKIMSQCMHLAQCEVDLYTS; this is encoded by the coding sequence ATGAAATTAGCTGATTATGTTGTAGATTTTTTTGTAAAACAGGGGATTAGTCATAACTTTTTAGTCTCTGGTGGTGCAGTTATTCATCTTGTAGACTCCACTGCAAAGCATGATCAAATCATGCCTGTGTGTGTGCAACATGAAGAACATGGTGCTGCTGCTGCTGATATGTATGCGCGTGTTACAGGAAATTTGGGTCTTACAATGACGACAAGTGGCCCTGGAGCTACAAATATTGTAACTAGCGTATGCAATGCCTATACAGATTCTATACCTATGGTTTGTATTACAGGGCAAGTTTCAACATTTCGAATTAAAAAAAGTGAGAAGCTTCGCCAACGTGGGTTTCAAGAAACAGATGTTGTATCGATTTTTTCAAGTATTACAAAATACGCCAAATTGATAAGAGATCCTTTAACGATCCGCTATGAGCTTGAAAAAGCTGTTTATATAGCAAAAGAGGGACGTCCAGGTCCTGTTCTGTTAGATATTCCAGATGATCTTCAAAGAGTGGATATCGATCCAGATAACTTAGTGTCTTATATGCCCTCTAGTGAACTTCCAGTTGTTTCAAATGATATTGTCAGACAGCTTTTTCAGATGATAGCAGATTCTAAACGTCCTGTTTTTGTTATAGGAGCAGGAGTGCATTGCGCCAAAGTGGAAGAGGCTGTAACTGTTTTTTTAAGGCATTTTAAAGTACCTGTTCTTTTGACGTGGGGTGCTTTTGATCTACTTGCCTTTGATGATGAGCTCAATATGGGAGGAGTTGGTGTTTGTGGGCCAAGAGCTGGTAATTTTGCTGTACAAAATGCGGACCTTGTTGTAGCTATGGGCACGCGTCTTTCTCCAATGATAACAGGGGGCAAGCAAAATTTATTTGCACCTGGTGCAAAAAAAATAATGATTGATGTCGATGAGGAAGAGCTCAAGAAGTTTGATAAAGACACATTTGTTTTAGATTTGCAAATTCATTCAGACCTTGGCAAGTTTTTTAAAGTATGTGAAAGTTTTTATATAGAGAATATTGAAGATAGGTTTTCTTCTTGGAGGAAGCTTATCCATGAGTGGATGCGAGAGTACCCTGTTTGCAATCTTGATGATTATCACCGTAAAGACCGCGTGAACCCTTATGTTTTTATTAAGGAGATGTCTGGTTTGGCAAAAGAGGGTGATATTATTATTGCTGATACAGGAGCAAATGTCAGTTGGACGCTGCAGGCGTTTGAAACTAAAAAAAGGCAAAGAATATTTTCTGCTTGGAACCATACTCCAATGGGGTATTCTCTTCCAGCAAGTGTAGGTGCTGCTTTTGCTACGAAGGAAGATGTCATTTGTATTATTGGCGATGGCGGACTCATGATGTGTTTGCAAGAGCTTGCAACGGCTCGTAGACATAATTTGCCCATTAAAATTTTCATATTCGATAATAAGGGACATGGTATTCAAAAGCAGACAATTGATACATGGCTCAATTCTCATTATGTTGCTGTTGACGAAGCTTCTGGCCTTTATTTTCCGGATTATCATAAATTGGCAGAAAGTTTTCATATTCCCTATTTTTGTATTAGGAATCACAGTGATTTGCTGTCTAATTTTAATGCCATTTGGAACACTCCAGGACTTTTTATTTGTAACGTTGAGATGATTGAAAATCAAAAAATCGTTCCCATGCTCAAGTTTGGAGCAGGTCTTGAAGACTTAGATCCAAAGCTTCCCAAAGAGGAGCTTGCAAAGATTATGTCTCAATGCATGCACTTAGCACAGTGTGAAGTAGATTTGTACACATCGTAA
- a CDS encoding FkbM family methyltransferase, with protein MTTTSILSDILQTLPSIKAFHARTTKPYQLLEKITKPAVEQVFHDNSSEKKPFEPFGNLSLPFFSMGAVNTLDLFGLDELVIFSFYWINRHRYKKALDIGANIGLHSILLSKCGYSVESFEPDPKHFAKLQEMLALNDINNIVLHQAAVSIKDGTAEFVRVIGNTTSSHLAGSKQPYGDLERFTVPVFDIKKLISSADLIKMDVESHEDQIIMATTKDDWKNTDAFVEIGTEENAEKIYAHLSKLQINMFAQKLGWEKVKKSSDMPISYREGSLFISSKKEMPWE; from the coding sequence ATGACAACAACATCTATCCTCTCTGATATCCTGCAAACCCTTCCCTCTATTAAAGCTTTTCATGCAAGAACAACCAAACCCTATCAACTACTAGAAAAGATTACAAAGCCTGCAGTTGAACAAGTATTTCATGATAATTCTAGCGAAAAAAAGCCTTTTGAGCCATTTGGAAACCTAAGTTTGCCTTTCTTCAGTATGGGAGCTGTCAATACACTTGATCTATTTGGACTTGATGAACTCGTGATCTTTAGTTTTTACTGGATTAACCGCCACCGCTATAAAAAAGCTTTAGATATCGGTGCAAACATAGGGCTACACTCCATATTACTCTCAAAGTGCGGCTATAGCGTAGAATCGTTCGAGCCAGATCCCAAACACTTTGCTAAGTTACAAGAGATGCTTGCTCTCAATGATATAAACAATATTGTACTACACCAAGCAGCTGTCTCAATAAAAGATGGAACTGCTGAATTTGTTCGAGTAATTGGCAATACAACTTCAAGCCATTTAGCAGGATCTAAACAGCCCTATGGCGATCTTGAACGCTTTACAGTACCTGTATTTGATATTAAAAAACTTATTTCTTCAGCAGATCTAATTAAAATGGATGTAGAGAGTCATGAGGATCAGATTATTATGGCTACAACAAAAGATGACTGGAAAAATACAGATGCTTTTGTAGAAATAGGTACTGAAGAAAACGCCGAAAAAATTTATGCTCACTTAAGCAAACTACAGATCAACATGTTTGCACAAAAACTTGGCTGGGAAAAGGTCAAAAAATCCAGCGATATGCCTATATCTTACCGAGAAGGCTCTCTGTTCATTTCTTCTAAAAAAGAGATGCCTTGGGAATAG
- a CDS encoding SDR family NAD(P)-dependent oxidoreductase — MSSKQINAIIISASSDIGAEMCKEWYEKGWKVCGTYRTKTHLLEDLEQRHAIDLVACDLSSKASLIDASSKLIEHCPSWDVLVFATGNLEPVGLFESLDFDEWEKGIQVNLLAQLHMLHRLLPYRNKNTELPQPSVLFFAGGGTNGAVLNYTSYTLSKIALIKMCELLDAEMPDTRFTIVGPGWVKTKIHEATLQAGMLAGKNQQQTKDKLNSKECTPMEDVIQCCNWLITTSSLGVCGRNFSVVYDLWGTRKLEESLELDPHLYKLRRCGNSLLQKDSL, encoded by the coding sequence ATGTCGTCAAAGCAAATAAATGCAATTATTATTTCAGCCTCTAGTGATATTGGAGCTGAAATGTGTAAGGAGTGGTATGAAAAGGGGTGGAAAGTATGCGGAACTTATCGTACCAAGACGCATTTGTTAGAAGATCTTGAACAAAGGCATGCAATAGATTTAGTTGCTTGTGATTTATCGTCCAAAGCTTCATTAATTGATGCAAGCTCAAAGTTGATAGAGCACTGTCCTTCTTGGGACGTTCTTGTGTTTGCGACTGGTAATTTAGAGCCAGTGGGTTTGTTTGAGTCTCTTGATTTTGATGAATGGGAAAAGGGCATACAAGTTAATTTGCTTGCTCAGTTGCATATGCTTCATAGACTCTTGCCCTACAGAAATAAAAATACAGAATTGCCACAGCCCTCTGTTTTGTTTTTTGCAGGAGGAGGAACCAATGGTGCCGTGCTGAATTATACAAGCTATACATTATCCAAAATTGCACTTATAAAGATGTGTGAGTTATTGGATGCCGAAATGCCAGATACGCGCTTTACAATAGTGGGTCCTGGTTGGGTTAAAACAAAGATACATGAGGCAACACTACAGGCTGGCATGCTTGCTGGTAAGAATCAGCAACAAACGAAAGATAAGCTAAATAGCAAGGAGTGTACTCCCATGGAAGATGTCATCCAGTGCTGTAATTGGCTAATTACGACATCTTCTCTTGGAGTATGTGGAAGAAATTTTAGTGTCGTATATGACCTTTGGGGTACTCGCAAGCTAGAAGAAAGTTTAGAGTTGGATCCTCATTTGTACAAACTTCGAAGGTGTGGCAATTCTCTATTACAAAAAGACTCTCTTTAG
- a CDS encoding VTT domain-containing protein, with amino-acid sequence MFSDYFIDLIKSTSYLGLFLIIFAESGLLIGFFLPGDSLLFTAGFLAAQDFLSLPVLVITCFIAAIIGDGVGYACGIRFGKKLFCKKDSFLFHKNNLLKAQAFYEKHGGKAIILARFVPIIRTFAPIIAGIGTMPYKKFLIYNIVGGILWAMGLPITGYYLGKVIPNIDHYLLPIIIAIILISLSPALFHALKDKETRNALIAFILRNKTKPANTLDD; translated from the coding sequence ATGTTTTCTGATTACTTTATAGATCTGATTAAGTCGACAAGTTACCTAGGACTATTCCTCATCATATTTGCAGAGTCGGGCTTATTGATTGGTTTCTTTTTACCAGGAGATAGCTTGCTATTTACTGCAGGCTTTTTGGCCGCGCAAGATTTTTTAAGCTTACCTGTGTTAGTCATAACCTGTTTTATTGCAGCGATCATAGGTGATGGCGTTGGATATGCGTGTGGCATACGTTTTGGGAAGAAACTCTTTTGCAAAAAAGACTCTTTTCTTTTCCATAAAAACAACTTACTTAAAGCTCAAGCATTTTACGAAAAACATGGTGGAAAGGCAATTATACTTGCACGCTTTGTACCCATTATTCGAACATTTGCACCTATCATTGCAGGCATTGGAACAATGCCCTACAAGAAGTTTTTGATATATAATATCGTTGGAGGCATACTCTGGGCAATGGGACTGCCTATTACAGGCTATTATTTGGGTAAAGTCATACCTAATATCGACCATTACCTACTACCTATCATTATTGCTATCATACTTATTTCCTTGTCTCCTGCATTATTCCATGCTTTAAAAGACAAAGAAACTCGCAACGCCCTAATTGCATTCATCTTACGAAATAAAACAAAACCAGCCAACACTCTAGATGACTAA
- a CDS encoding SDR family NAD(P)-dependent oxidoreductase, producing the protein MNKEGDTTKTLVVGAASGIGRAVVSSLLDQSNDFVIAADCDLMRLKEVKTLLKAKNVSKFETLKLDISDPVSIQQTVQEIEKVYGKLDTLIVTAAIHSACPVEYLTDSMIDRVLNVNLVGHIKFVKSMLPLMQKDAHIIGVSSIAAGLTVPMESLYSASKAGLEAFYEALAVELAYRKIKVSIIHPGNVNTGFNEKGNDYQPTGNRVVDEGYKRVVKSIDSSHGMPPKEVAAVIVKALKSRRPKFCYVVGSNAMKATLAVRFLGRNLALKLIAKYFGF; encoded by the coding sequence GTGAATAAAGAAGGAGATACAACTAAAACATTAGTGGTAGGTGCTGCAAGTGGCATTGGTAGGGCAGTTGTTTCATCACTTCTTGATCAATCCAATGATTTTGTTATTGCTGCAGACTGTGATCTTATGCGTCTAAAGGAAGTAAAAACATTGTTGAAGGCTAAAAATGTAAGTAAGTTTGAAACGCTTAAATTAGATATTTCCGACCCTGTTTCCATTCAGCAGACGGTTCAGGAGATAGAAAAAGTATATGGCAAGCTGGATACTTTAATTGTAACTGCTGCTATCCACTCTGCCTGCCCTGTTGAGTATTTAACAGATTCGATGATTGATCGTGTCTTGAATGTAAACCTAGTTGGACATATTAAATTTGTAAAAAGTATGCTTCCACTCATGCAAAAAGATGCTCATATTATTGGAGTAAGTTCTATTGCAGCTGGGCTTACAGTTCCCATGGAATCTCTTTATTCGGCGTCAAAGGCAGGTCTTGAGGCGTTTTATGAGGCTTTAGCTGTGGAATTAGCTTATCGTAAAATAAAAGTTTCTATTATTCATCCAGGAAATGTTAACACAGGCTTTAATGAAAAAGGGAATGATTATCAGCCAACTGGAAACCGGGTTGTTGATGAGGGGTATAAACGAGTTGTTAAAAGCATTGATAGCTCACATGGAATGCCACCCAAAGAAGTTGCAGCTGTTATTGTTAAGGCTTTGAAATCAAGAAGACCTAAATTTTGTTATGTTGTAGGGTCAAACGCCATGAAGGCAACATTAGCAGTGCGTTTTTTAGGGCGCAATTTGGCTCTTAAGTTAATAGCTAAGTATTTCGGTTTTTAA